Proteins encoded within one genomic window of Actinoplanes octamycinicus:
- a CDS encoding pectate lyase family protein — MTRLRLAAAAGTAITAGAIALFLPNPQASAAVTGTATGFASVNGGTTGGAGGATVRATTGTQIHQALCSRASSSTPITIEVSGTINHGNTTKVSGDSCNTAADRIELKDVSNVTIVGVGSAVFDQLGIHLRNASNIIIQNVTVQNVKKSGSPTSNGGDAIGMETDVHHVWVDHATLIASGGESAGYDGLFDMKDNTKYVTLSYSVLRDSGRGGLIGSSDSDLANGPVTFHHNWYENIDSRTPLLRGATAHIYNNYYHSLNESGINARAGGKARVDNNYFKDSLNPLGTFYTDLPGYWQVSGNIFDNVTWEATEDENPAGPNPVSNTSVSIPYSFTLDGASCVPAIVQQTAGANTGLKTSNGNCSATTTSPTVKPSSSSPTPSPSVSTTPTQQPSGTNLSLASGAGADGSSKASGTSYGNVKDGSLSTYWSPSGSTGDISIKWGAATTVSRINLREVTSGVIGSYQVVNGSTGAVLTSGTGSGVITFPATSLTKITFKIVSASGTPKVAEFETYAS, encoded by the coding sequence CCGGCACCGCCACCGGGTTCGCCAGCGTCAACGGCGGGACCACCGGCGGCGCCGGCGGGGCCACCGTCCGGGCCACCACCGGCACTCAGATCCACCAGGCGCTGTGCAGCCGGGCCAGCAGCAGCACCCCGATCACCATCGAGGTGTCCGGCACGATCAACCACGGGAACACCACGAAGGTCTCCGGCGACAGCTGCAACACCGCCGCCGACCGGATCGAGCTGAAGGACGTCAGCAACGTCACCATCGTCGGCGTGGGCAGCGCGGTCTTCGACCAGCTGGGCATCCACCTCCGGAACGCCAGCAACATCATCATCCAGAACGTGACCGTGCAGAACGTCAAGAAGTCCGGCTCGCCGACCTCGAACGGCGGCGACGCGATCGGCATGGAGACCGACGTGCACCACGTCTGGGTGGACCACGCCACGCTGATCGCCTCGGGCGGCGAGTCGGCCGGTTACGACGGCCTGTTCGACATGAAGGACAACACCAAGTACGTCACGCTGTCCTACAGCGTCCTGCGCGACTCCGGCCGCGGCGGGCTGATCGGCTCCAGCGACAGCGACCTGGCGAACGGGCCGGTCACCTTCCACCACAACTGGTACGAGAACATCGACTCGCGGACTCCGCTGCTGCGTGGCGCCACCGCGCACATCTACAACAACTACTACCACTCGCTGAACGAGTCCGGGATCAACGCGCGGGCCGGCGGCAAGGCCCGGGTGGACAACAACTACTTCAAGGACTCGCTGAACCCGCTCGGCACGTTCTACACCGATCTGCCCGGCTACTGGCAGGTCTCCGGCAACATCTTCGACAACGTGACGTGGGAAGCCACCGAGGACGAGAACCCGGCCGGCCCGAACCCGGTGTCGAACACCAGCGTCAGCATCCCGTACTCGTTCACCCTGGACGGCGCCTCCTGCGTGCCGGCCATCGTGCAGCAGACCGCCGGCGCGAACACCGGCCTGAAGACCTCGAACGGCAACTGCTCGGCCACCACGACCAGCCCGACGGTCAAGCCGAGCAGCAGCAGCCCGACGCCCAGCCCGAGCGTGAGCACCACCCCGACCCAGCAGCCCAGCGGCACCAACCTGAGCCTGGCCAGCGGGGCCGGCGCGGACGGGTCGAGCAAGGCGAGCGGCACCAGCTACGGCAACGTCAAGGACGGCAGCCTGAGCACCTACTGGTCGCCGAGCGGCAGCACCGGTGACATCTCGATCAAGTGGGGTGCGGCCACCACCGTCTCCCGGATCAACCTCCGCGAGGTCACCAGCGGCGTGATCGGCTCCTACCAGGTCGTCAACGGCAGCACCGGCGCGGTCCTCACGTCCGGCACCGGCTCCGGCGTGATCACCTTCCCGGCCACCTCGCTCACCAAGATCACCTTCAAGATCGTGAGCGCGTCCGGGACGCCGAAGGTCGCCGAGTTCGAGACCTACGCCTCCTGA